The window GATCCTGAGAAGGCCTATAAAGAAAGTTACAGTAGATTTACAGAGGAAGAGAAAAGAATCCTTGATTTTCAGGAAAACTAAGGTTTAAATTAGAAAGGGAAAATAATGAAAAGAAAAAGAAAAAGTATTTTTATAGATTATTTTGTAGTTAATCTAGGTTCTTTGATTACTGCAGCTGGGATAGCTTTTTTCCTGGCGCCAGCGAGGATAGCGCCAGGAGGTGTCTCGGGATTGGCCATCATAATAAATTCCATATGGGGGTCTTCTGTGGGTGTGACCATGCTTTTTTTGAATGCGCCTATATTTTTTATAGGACTTAAGATATTTGGAAGAGCCTACGGACTTAAAACTTTTCTCGGAACTGTGTTACTCTCTGTTTACGTGGATCTTTTAAATTATTTATTTCCGAACATAGATGCACTTATAGATTTTGCAAAGGGTGGCAACTTGTTTTTAGCAACAATATACGGTGGCCTTCTTGTGGGACTCGGTGTGGGTATGATAATGAAATTTGGAGGGAGTACGGGAGGAACAGATATCCTTGCCCAGATTATCAACAAGTATCTAAAAATTTCCATGGGGTATTCCATGATTGCTGTGGATTTTATTATTGTTTCAATTGCAGCATTAGTTTTTGGTTTTGAAAAGGCTCTCTATGCAATAATAACCCTTTATGCTATTGGAGTAGTAATAAACAAGGTATTTGAAGGTGTAAGTTATAGTAAGATGGTATATATAATAAGCGATAGATATGAAGAGATAAGGAATATAATAATCACCGAATTAGACAGTACAGGAAACGGTTTGGATATAGAAGGACTATATACAAGTAAGGACAGAAAAATGATAATGACTGTAATGAGAAATAAAAAAATACATGATTTGAGAGAGCATATAAAAGCAGTAGACCCTGAAGCCTTTGTAATAATATCAGAAGTATATGAAGTCTTAGGTGAAGGATTTACTCCGATAAAATAATGAAGGTGGTAAGATGGATAAAATAATAATAAAAAATATGGCCTTTTACGGATATCACGGAGTCCTGTCAGAAGAGACGATCTTAGGTCAAAAATTCTTTATTGACATAGAGATAAATAAATCCCTGAAAGCGGCTGGAATTACAGATGATCTGACGAAAAGTGTGAGCTATGCAGAGATATATGAGAGGATAGAAAATATCGCAAGGGGGAAAAGCTATAAGCTTATAGAGGCACTGGCAGAAGCTGTGGCTGCGGATATTCTAAACAACTTTGATATAACAGGCATAAAAGTGCGAATAAAAAAACCAGAAGCCCCTATACCTGGTCATTTTGATTATGTAGGTGTAGAAATAGAGAGAAGTAAAAATGACTAAAGAAAGGCTGGCCTACCTCAGCCTCGGCTCTAACATAGGGAACAAACTTTATTATATTGTTTCTGCAATTCAAAGGATAAATATCACAAATGGAGTAAGTGTAAGTAAAATTTCTTCTTTTTACAAAACGGATCCTTGGGGTGTAAAAGAGCAGGCTAGTTTTTACAATATAGCTTTAGAGATAAAGACGACACTTCTTCCCTTTGAACTCTTGCGAAATCTTCAGAGGATAGAAACAGAGCTCAGTAGGACAAGGGAATTGAGGTGGGGTCCTAGGACGATAGATATAGATATAATATTTTATGGTGATTTAAAGATAAGTATAGAGGAATTAACAGTTCCACATCCTAGATACAGAGACCGAAATTTTGTATTAAAACCTATGTACGAGATCTATCCTCATAATGAACTTCTCCTAAAATACATGAAAAGAGACACCTCTAAAATCAAAAAAATTATTCCAAAAATTCTTGTAAGCTCATGTCTTTTAGGTGAAAACTGCAATTATAAAGGTGGCAACAACAAAAGTGATTTGCTGGTAAAACTTGAAGACAGCGTATCCTATCTTCGAATATGTCCAGAAGTAATGGGAGGCTTAGGTATTCCTAGGATTCCGGCAGAGATAAAAAATAACAGGGTAATAACTAAAGAAAACAATGATGTAACAGATGAATTTAACAAGGGAGCCTCACTGGCCCTTGAAAAAGCATTAAAAAATAACTGTTCACTTGCCATAATAAAGGGAAAAAGTCCATCCTGTGGCTATGGTAAAATTTATAGCGGTGATTTCACAGGAAACTTAGTAGAGGGTGAAGGTATAACCGCTAAACTTTTAATAAAAAACAAAATAGATATTATATCAGTTTAGGGGTATTATCCCTAAAAATTTAGGAGGATCAATGAGTAATTACACCGAGATAATTGACAAAATAAAAAAATCAGAAAGAATTCTTCTGACTTCTCACATAAATCCAGACGGGGATGCCCTTGGCTCTGGACTCGCACTTTTCCTGGCTCTGAATAAATACAATAGGATTCAAAGTGAGTTAGATGAAAACCATATCGACAAAGTTGTGAGGTTTGTACTAGAAGACAATGTTCCCGGAAATCTTAAATTTCTTAAGGGAATTGAAATGATTGAAAATATAAAAAATGTAAATAGTAAATATAAATTTGACCTTGTTATCTGCCTTGATTCTGCCAACAAGGAGAGAATAGGAAGTGTAGAAAGACTTATAGGGGATGAAAGTTTCGTAATAAATATTGATCATCACACAAGCAATACCAGATATGGAGACATAAACTGCATAGAAAATATATCTTCGACTTCTGAGATAATGTATAAATTTATAAAAGAGATGGGAATAGAGATAGATACATTTACAGGAGAGGCAATTTATACAGGAGTTGTAAATGACACAGGAAATTTTGCCCATTCAAATGTTACAAAAGATACCTTTCTATTAGCCAGTGATCTCTTAGAAAAAGGTGTGGATAATTCCAAAATTGTGAGGGAATTTTATAACAGCAAAAGCCTGTCTACACTTAGATTGATGGGAAAGGCCTTAGAAGATATGGTATATGTTCCTGAAAAAAAACTTGTTCATCTGTTTATATCTCTTGATACACTCAAAGAGCTAGATGCTAAAAGAGAGGAATCAGAAGGGCTAGTGGAGTTAATCAATTCCTATGAAGGTTCTGAAGTATCTTTGTTTTTAAGGGAAGAGGAAAAAGGTAAGATTAAAGGAAGTTTGAGAAGTAAACATGACAAAGATGTCAATGCCATTGCAAAAATATTCGGTGGCGGAGGACATATAAAAGCGGCTGGATTTACAAGTGATCTATCAGAAAAGGAGATAATAGAAAAAGTAACAGAAATGCTTTAAGGAGGAAAAGTTATGAAAAAGATTTTTGCGTTTTTTCTAATATTACTTACAATAACAGGTTGCAGTAAGACTACAAGTACTGTAAAAAAAGATGATAAAATTCAAAAACTAAGGGAGTATGATGAAGCCAAGTCCCAAGCTGGACCTAAGAGAAAGATAGTCATAGGTAAAGTCAAAAATGAAACAAGATTCGGAAACAAAAGACTTGGCGATATAGCAAAGGATGTATTGATAGCTGAATTTTCCAAAACCAATAAGTTTATTGTTTTGGAAAGAGAGGATCTCGATGCTGTAATGGAGGAAACTGAGTTTTCCAATGCACTTGGACAGGGCATTATTTCTGGTCAACAACAGTTCTTAGATGCCGAATATGTAATCGTAGGTTCAATTACTAAATATGCAGTAAATACAACAGGTTCAAGCAAAATTATTTCAAAATCAAAGGAACAGAGAGCGGAAGTGGCAATTGATATCAAAGTAATTGATGTGAGAACTGGTAAAGTCTGGAGTGAGCTTGGTGAAGGTTATTCTACTGTAAAATACGGGACAACCCTTGGAGTAGGAACTTCTGGAGGATATGATGAAAGTTTAGAGCAGGAGGCTTTTAGAGCTGCCACGATTAATTCTATGGAAAATATAATCGAGAGAATTGATAAGACACCGTGGAGTGCAAAAGTAGCAAAAGCATATTCAAATAAAATAATAATTAACTCGGGAAAACTGAGTAATCTAAAAATAGGGACTAAGTTAGACGTCTTTAAACAGGGAGAAAAAATAGAGTTTGAAGGAGAATTCTTAGGATATATAGAGGAAAAGAAAGGAACTGCCAAGATAATAGATTACATGGGTGAAGATGCAGCCATTGCGGTTTTTGACGGTGAAAAATTTGATCTTCCGGCAGTAGTAAAAATAAGAAGATAGGGTGTTTTTATGAGAAGAGGAGTAATGACAATTATCCTTCTCCTGATTTTTTTTACAGGATGTAGCAGCAGAAGAATGGTGCGACAAAGTGAGACAAATGTCCCTCCTGCAAAACTTGCCATCCTCCCTATAGACAATCTGACAAATGATGTATCGGGAGCACAGGTTCTAAGGGAGGTTATCTATGGAGCTTTCCTGGGAAATCCCAAAGGATATGAGGTTCAGTCAATACAAGAGACAGATGAACTTCTGCTCAATGAGGGGATAACTGACGGGGGACAGCTTTCGATTATTCATCCTCTAGAACTTTCTGAGATTTTGGGAACAGATGGACTTCTTTATATAAAGCTTGAAGAACTTTCTCTTATAACTTTACCTTTTTATCACGTGCGTAAAGTAGATATGACTTACAGGATGTATAATATGGGAAAACTTTATAATGAAGAACCTCTTGTTGTGGCCAACAGATTTTTGGATATAAATGGTATTTTAAAAACCATAGATGATCCTTCAAATGGCCTAGCCTATGCTGGTAAAGGGATAGTTATACATCAAGGTCTTAGATTTCTTACAGCAGGTCTTGCAAAGCATGAGTTAAGACCTGAGATGGGGATGATCTCGTTAAAACTTTTAAGAACTCTGCCCATTGGTTTGGCAGGAAGTGAAGAATACAAAGAACAGGTGGAAAAAGAGATACTGAAACTCAGAGAGAGATTTATGAACAATGAAAATTTTCTTCCTGAAAAACTGGAAAATGAATATATTGAGAAAAAAATCATAGAAGATGGAATTCAATTAATAAATTAAATCTTGTCTTTACTTGTATTTTTTCAATAAAAATATTAATATATAAAATAAGAACTATGTATTAAAAGGAGACAGCCTATGAATTTCGATATAGTATTTCTAAAGCCAGAAAAATTTGAAGAATGTATGAATATAGTAGAGCATATCAAAAAAGAGAGAATAGTTCATATAAACCTTTCAAAATTGGATGCGAAAAATTCTCAGAGAGTATTAGACTTTGTCAGTGGGGCAGTCTATATTCAAGAAGCACAGATAGTCCAGCCTGGAGAACAGGTATTTTGCTCAGTTCCAAAGGGCAAGAGCTATTTTATGGAAGGAAAAGAAAAGACTCTTACAGGTGATACAGAACTTATCGACCTCAGATATGATGAAGAAGAGGAGATAAAGCCCAAGTTTGGTTGATAAAATATCAATATTATTTATAAAAAACAGCTGTTTTAGACAATGCTGTTTTTTTATTTTTCGAGAAAAAATAAGAGGATTTTTTTAATATGTCTAACAAAATATATGCATGGGTGTATTTATAAATAAGTGATCATATTTTTGTCTAGATTTTGTATATAATCTATTTCTGATGGGAAACTTATCAACAATATAATAAAAAAGTATATGTATGGACTTCTAATGACATAGAAATCGCGAAAAAATTATTTGATATGAGGACTGACGGTGTAATGACTGATTTCCTCATTGATATGAAAAACGTTCTGTTGCAATATTCTACGGGCAACCAAAAAAATTGAAATTTTAAAAAATTTAGAAGTCATTGCTTTAAATAAAAAAAAGCTGTCTTAAATGACAGCTTTAATTCTTCAATTATACAGTTTTGATGTTAGAAGCTTGAGGACCTTTTTGCCCTTGAGTGATCTCAAAAGTTACTTGCTCTCCCTCTTCTAAAGTTTTAAATCCGTCTTTTTGAATTTCAGAGAAATGTGCGAATACATCTGTTCCTTCTTCAGAAGTGATGAATCCGAATCCTTTTTCTCCATTAAACCATTTTACAGTTCCCTTTACCATTTGTAATACCTCCATAAATTTTGTTTTGAAATTTAGAACAATTTTTAACTAAATCATCACAAAACTTATAAAGTATTGAACGAAAATTAGAAATAAATCTTATTCTGAATTACTAAAATTAGTATAACATATATAACAAAAATAGTAAAGGAAATATTTTAATGACAATTCTTTCTTATAGATTTATTCCGTTCTTTCTGGTTTGAAATTATTTATCCTCATTAAAATATTTTATCAAGAGATTTTCTCAATCAATTAAAAAAGAGGGCTTGAAAACCAAGCCCTCCCACAGTGAAACATCACTTTGTTTATTTAATACTTACTAAGAAATCTAAACCTTTAAATACCTAACTGTTGATTTAAATGACTCTTAAACAGTTAATGGTGCTTCAAACCTAAATCTAAATGTCTTCTTGAAACTCTTTAACTAAAACTGACACGGTATTTATGATGCCATCTTACCTGAAAATTTCTTCAGACATCATATTCGAAACAGAATAACTTAAACATTGAATCAAATTACCACTTGAACATTACCTACTTAAAACTTTAATCTTCTAAACCAGTCATTTAATCAACTTACCGATGCCCACTGCGAAACTAGACTACGCCACTAGTATTAATAAAAACTTAAATTTTAATTAATGTAAGTTAATTTTAAAGTCTGAATCAAGCGGATAATAAGATTATTGCAAATATATAACATTATTTTGCCGCATATTTTTTAGGTAGTAACTTGAGTTAATTATGTTATAATAAGCAAGGAGGTTATTTAATATGAAAATGTTAGGCATAGTAGGGAGCAAGAGAAAAAATTGTAATACCTCATCCCTTGTTTTGAGTGCTTTAGAAAGTTCAAAGGGAGATGGAATAGAAACAGAAGCTATATTTCTTAGGAGATTATTCTATAAAAGGCTGTACAGGCTGTGAAGGGTGTAGAGACACTTATAAATGCGTAATAAATGATGATATGCAGAAGATATATCCACTTTTGATAGAATCAGATGCTATAATTTTTGGTTCACCGACATATTTTTATAATGTTACTGCCGATGTAAAGGCTTTTATTGACAGATGTTATTGTTTTGAGGTAATGTCAAAAGAAGATCGTTCTTTATGGATGGGAATAAATGAAGTTTTAGGAGGACGCTATGCTGCTGTGATAGCTGTATGCGAGCAACATTCATCAGAAGATATGGGGGGTACACAGGTGAAGCAATGGCAAAACCATTAGAAGCTCTAGGTTACAAGGTTTTAGATATAGTAAAGATACTGGGCCTATTTGAGAGAGGAAAACCAAAAGAAGATAAAACCGAAATAGGGCAGGTACAAAATGTAGGAAAAAGACTTTTTAAAACATTAAAACTGAATAAAGATATAAAAAAAAATTGCTGGATTTTAAATTTTTAAAGTA is drawn from uncultured Ilyobacter sp. and contains these coding sequences:
- a CDS encoding flavodoxin family protein gives rise to the protein MKGCTGCEGCRDTYKCVINDDMQKIYPLLIESDAIIFGSPTYFYNVTADVKAFIDRCYCFEVMSKEDRSLWMGINEVLGGRYAAVIAVCEQHSSEDMGGTQVKQWQNH
- a CDS encoding cell division protein SepF, yielding MNFDIVFLKPEKFEECMNIVEHIKKERIVHINLSKLDAKNSQRVLDFVSGAVYIQEAQIVQPGEQVFCSVPKGKSYFMEGKEKTLTGDTELIDLRYDEEEEIKPKFG
- the folB gene encoding dihydroneopterin aldolase — protein: MDKIIIKNMAFYGYHGVLSEETILGQKFFIDIEINKSLKAAGITDDLTKSVSYAEIYERIENIARGKSYKLIEALAEAVAADILNNFDITGIKVRIKKPEAPIPGHFDYVGVEIERSKND
- a CDS encoding YitT family protein, translated to MKRKRKSIFIDYFVVNLGSLITAAGIAFFLAPARIAPGGVSGLAIIINSIWGSSVGVTMLFLNAPIFFIGLKIFGRAYGLKTFLGTVLLSVYVDLLNYLFPNIDALIDFAKGGNLFLATIYGGLLVGLGVGMIMKFGGSTGGTDILAQIINKYLKISMGYSMIAVDFIIVSIAALVFGFEKALYAIITLYAIGVVINKVFEGVSYSKMVYIISDRYEEIRNIIITELDSTGNGLDIEGLYTSKDRKMIMTVMRNKKIHDLREHIKAVDPEAFVIISEVYEVLGEGFTPIK
- a CDS encoding CsgG/HfaB family protein produces the protein MKKIFAFFLILLTITGCSKTTSTVKKDDKIQKLREYDEAKSQAGPKRKIVIGKVKNETRFGNKRLGDIAKDVLIAEFSKTNKFIVLEREDLDAVMEETEFSNALGQGIISGQQQFLDAEYVIVGSITKYAVNTTGSSKIISKSKEQRAEVAIDIKVIDVRTGKVWSELGEGYSTVKYGTTLGVGTSGGYDESLEQEAFRAATINSMENIIERIDKTPWSAKVAKAYSNKIIINSGKLSNLKIGTKLDVFKQGEKIEFEGEFLGYIEEKKGTAKIIDYMGEDAAIAVFDGEKFDLPAVVKIRR
- a CDS encoding bifunctional oligoribonuclease/PAP phosphatase NrnA — translated: MSNYTEIIDKIKKSERILLTSHINPDGDALGSGLALFLALNKYNRIQSELDENHIDKVVRFVLEDNVPGNLKFLKGIEMIENIKNVNSKYKFDLVICLDSANKERIGSVERLIGDESFVINIDHHTSNTRYGDINCIENISSTSEIMYKFIKEMGIEIDTFTGEAIYTGVVNDTGNFAHSNVTKDTFLLASDLLEKGVDNSKIVREFYNSKSLSTLRLMGKALEDMVYVPEKKLVHLFISLDTLKELDAKREESEGLVELINSYEGSEVSLFLREEEKGKIKGSLRSKHDKDVNAIAKIFGGGGHIKAAGFTSDLSEKEIIEKVTEML
- a CDS encoding cold-shock protein — encoded protein: MEVLQMVKGTVKWFNGEKGFGFITSEEGTDVFAHFSEIQKDGFKTLEEGEQVTFEITQGQKGPQASNIKTV
- the folK gene encoding 2-amino-4-hydroxy-6-hydroxymethyldihydropteridine diphosphokinase, whose protein sequence is MTKERLAYLSLGSNIGNKLYYIVSAIQRINITNGVSVSKISSFYKTDPWGVKEQASFYNIALEIKTTLLPFELLRNLQRIETELSRTRELRWGPRTIDIDIIFYGDLKISIEELTVPHPRYRDRNFVLKPMYEIYPHNELLLKYMKRDTSKIKKIIPKILVSSCLLGENCNYKGGNNKSDLLVKLEDSVSYLRICPEVMGGLGIPRIPAEIKNNRVITKENNDVTDEFNKGASLALEKALKNNCSLAIIKGKSPSCGYGKIYSGDFTGNLVEGEGITAKLLIKNKIDIISV
- a CDS encoding GNA1162 family protein, encoding MRRGVMTIILLLIFFTGCSSRRMVRQSETNVPPAKLAILPIDNLTNDVSGAQVLREVIYGAFLGNPKGYEVQSIQETDELLLNEGITDGGQLSIIHPLELSEILGTDGLLYIKLEELSLITLPFYHVRKVDMTYRMYNMGKLYNEEPLVVANRFLDINGILKTIDDPSNGLAYAGKGIVIHQGLRFLTAGLAKHELRPEMGMISLKLLRTLPIGLAGSEEYKEQVEKEILKLRERFMNNENFLPEKLENEYIEKKIIEDGIQLIN